From Methylobacterium radiodurans, a single genomic window includes:
- a CDS encoding BLUF domain-containing protein, producing the protein MSELYRLVYASKNLLQGSEAEIAEAVSQILAASQRNNAAVAVTGALMFNAGAFAQVLEGPREGVETTFERIQCDPRHGDVTVLQCGSVEERTFVNWSMAFVGQSEQGRASWEGLAAQSGFDLTRLDGDAVFAMLHGLVLEEEGLPAAPISAPATAAVPVRQAAKPSSGMDVERVRAELPQLGREPHAAPDADLVSTAEPAVMRRAAKDEPPQAAKTDVTLAVLRASLAQERQLTTDLRNDLDEVRVVLALQQEQLEKLRGERDLWANRAQLLANAMSQEARTVKDASPRDAAETPGTDRYDRSVALRAIA; encoded by the coding sequence GTGAGTGAACTGTACCGCCTCGTCTACGCCAGTAAGAACCTCCTGCAGGGCTCGGAGGCCGAGATCGCTGAGGCAGTCTCGCAGATCCTAGCGGCCTCACAGCGCAACAACGCCGCCGTGGCGGTCACGGGTGCCTTGATGTTCAACGCGGGTGCCTTCGCGCAGGTGCTGGAAGGGCCGCGAGAGGGCGTCGAGACCACCTTCGAGCGCATCCAGTGCGACCCGCGCCACGGCGATGTCACGGTCCTGCAATGCGGCTCGGTCGAGGAGCGCACCTTCGTCAACTGGTCGATGGCCTTCGTCGGGCAGTCCGAGCAGGGACGCGCTAGCTGGGAAGGCCTCGCGGCGCAGAGTGGGTTCGATCTGACGCGCCTCGACGGCGACGCCGTCTTCGCCATGCTGCACGGATTAGTCCTGGAGGAGGAGGGCCTGCCGGCCGCCCCGATATCCGCTCCGGCCACCGCGGCGGTCCCGGTCCGGCAGGCCGCCAAGCCCAGCTCGGGAATGGACGTGGAGCGGGTCCGGGCTGAGCTGCCGCAGCTTGGGCGGGAGCCGCATGCCGCGCCCGATGCGGACTTGGTTTCGACCGCTGAGCCAGCGGTTATGCGTCGGGCGGCAAAGGACGAGCCTCCGCAGGCAGCCAAGACCGATGTCACCCTCGCCGTCCTTCGGGCCTCTCTCGCACAGGAACGGCAGCTCACGACCGACCTGCGCAACGACCTCGACGAGGTGCGGGTCGTGCTCGCCCTTCAGCAGGAGCAGTTGGAAAAGCTCCGCGGGGAACGAGATCTTTGGGCCAACCGCGCGCAACTGCTGGCAAACGCTATGAGCCAGGAGGCGCGAACTGTTAAGGATGCCTC